The DNA region CGATTGTAGTTGAAAAAAATGGACAGCAACACCGTCTTGAAGCGGATAAATTGCTCGTTTCCATCGGTCGTCAGGCAAATATCGAAAATATCGGCCTCGACAATACAGAGGTAAAGATAGAAAATGGTGTGATACGCGTAAATGATCAATATCAAACCGATGAACAACATATATATGCGATAGGGGATGTTATCGGCGGGCTTCAACTTGCCCATGTCGCAGCTCATGAAGGGATTTACGCGATTGAACATCTGGCGGGGGTAGCCGACCGTCTGCTGATCGATCCGCTGCGGGCGCCAAAGGTGACGTATAGTCGCCCGCAAGTAGCCAGTATCGGGTTAACCGAACAACAGGCGAGACAACAAGGCTTTGAGATTAAGATCGGAACATTCCCTTTTCGAGCGATTGGAAAGGCTTTGATAGATGGGCAGGCGGATGGATTTGTAAAGTTGATCGCTAATGCCCGCACAGACGATGTGCTCGGCGCGCACATGATCGGTCCGAGTGTTTCCGAATTGATCTCGGAAGCGGCGTTGGCCCGTTTATTGGATGCGACGCCTTGGGAACTCGGCAAAACAATCCATCCCCATCCCGCATTAAGTGAAATCATCGGGGAAGCCGCATTAGCGGTAGACGGCAAGGCGATTCATACGTGAAGGAGGGTTCTGAATGAGCGAAAACAGACATCAGGCAATGGGCTTGTCTGACCAGCAAGTACGAGATATGTATTACTATATGTTACTCTCGCGCAAGGTGGATGAACGTTTGTGGCTCTTGAATCGAGCGGGTAAAATCCCTTTTACCGTTTCCTGTCAAGGACAAGAAGCAGCCCAAGTTGGGGCCGCTTTCGCGCTGGACAGAGAAAAGGATTATCTCTGTCCGTATTATCGCGATGTCGGCGTGGTGACTGTGTTTGGAATGACAGCAAAGGATCTGATGCTAGCGGCGTTTGCTAAAGCGGAAGATCCGAGCAGCGGCGGACGTCAAATGCCCGGTCATTTCGGGGGGAAAAAGTATCGCATTTTAAGCGGTTCCAGTCCTGTGACAACACAAGTTCCGCATGCGGTCGGCCTGGCGCTAGCGGCCCGTATGCAAGGGGAAGATGCTGTCGTGTTTACTTCCTTTGGAGAAGGATCAAGTAACCAGGGCGATTTCCATGAGGGCGCTAACTTTGCTGGGGTTCATCAATTACCTGTTGTGTTATTTTGTGAAAATAATCAATATGCGATTTCTGTGCCGCTTTCTAAGCAAGTAGCCTGTGAACGGATCGCGGATCGGGCGATTGGCTACGGCTTTCCAGGGGTGACGGTTGATGGCAATGACCCGCTCGAAGTTTATCAGATGATGAAAACAGCAGTTGATCGGGCGCGACGCGGCGAAGGTCCAACGCTCGTTGAAGCGACCATGCACCGACTCGTTCCACACTCTAGCGACGACGATGATCGAGCCTATCGTTCGCCAGAAGAGTTAGAGGAAGCAAAGCGCAATGATCCGCTGCCAAAGTTTAAACGCTATTTGCAAGAAGTCGGGACGCTAGATGAAGCAGCGGAGAAAAAAATGATAGAACGAATTAATCGAGAAATAGACGAAGCGACCGAATATGCGGAGCAAGCTCCCTATCCAACGCCTGAGAGCGTTTTGCGTCAGGTGTATGCTGAGTAGGAGGAGGATGAACAATGCCAACGATCTCTTATATCGAAGCCGTCACCGCAGCGATGCGCGAAGAAATGCAACGAGATAAAAATGTTTTTGTGTTAGGGGAAGACGTTGGAGTTCGCGGCGGCGTCTTTCGAGCTACACAAGGTTTGTATGAGGAGTTCGGGGAACAACGGGTGATGGATACGCCGTTAGCGGAGTCGGCGATTGTCGGTGTCGCGATTGGAGCGGCGGCCTATGGGATGAAGCCAATTGCAGAAATTCAATTTGCCGATTTTATTATGCCCGCGGTGAATCAAATTGTAAGTGAAGCGGCGAAAATGAGGTATCGTTCAAATGGCGATTGGACGTGTCCGCTCGTTGTGCGGGCGCCTTATGGCGGCGGGGTGAACGGGGCTCTGTATCACTCGCAAAGTGTGGAGGCGATGTTTTGTAATATTCCTGGATTAAAAGTTGTCGCCCCTTCAACGCCCTATGATGTCAAAGGATTACTAAAAGCAGCAATTCGCGATCCGGATCCCGTGCTATTTTTTGAACACAAACGTTGCTATCGTTTGATCAAAGGCGAAGTGCCAGACACTGATTATGTTGTGCCGATTGGTAAAGCGGATCTAAAGCGGAGCGGCGAAGACATTACAGTGATCTCATACGGTTTAACGCTCCATTTTGCTTTGGAGGCAGCGGAAAGGCTGCAAGAAGAAGGTTATAGCGCCCACGTTTTAGATCTGCGCACGTTGTATCCGTTGGATAAAGAAGCGATTGTTGCGGCGGCGAAACAGACAGGAAAAGTGCTCATTATACATGAAGATAACAAAGAAGGCGGCATCGCGGGCGAAGTGGCGGCGATCATTGCCGAAGAATGCTTATTTGAGCTCGATGCCCCGATCAAACGATTATGCGGCCCAGATGTCCCAGCAATGCCCTATAGCCCGCCGATGGAAAAGTTCTTCATGTTAAATCCTGACAAAGTGTATCAGGCGATGAAAGAACTGGCTGAATTTTAAAACCAACGAGGAGGGACCTATGGCTGAGAAAGTATTGATGCCCCAGCTCGGAGAAAGTGTGACAGAAGGAACGATCTCCAAGTGGTTTGTCAATGTGGGGGACACCGTAAACAAATATGAGCCCTTGTGTGAAGTGAATACAGATAAAGTCAACGCGGAAATTCCCGCAACCGTTGCAGGCACGGTGACTGAAATCATCGTCGCCGAGGGGGAAACGGTGAAAGTCGGTACGTTAATCTGCTACATTACGCCGGCTGAGCAGAAGAAAACGGAGGACGTGACAACGCGGAAGGAAACAGAACCGAATGCGTCGGAGTCAGTGAGTGATCGTCAGCCAGATCGCTCAGCTAAAAAAAGATATTCACCAGCGGTATTTAAACTTGCGCAAGAACACGATCTAGAGTTGAGTCAATTGACGGGAACGGGAGCGGGCGGACGGATCACGCGCAAAGACGTGTTAACCTTCATAAAACAGGGAGGAACAACCAACCAAGCGGAATCTGTCCCGTTGGCAGAAGTTGCGCCATCATCGCAGCAATCCGCTGCTGGAAAGTCGCCTCAACCGACGGACTTCGAAGCGGAGGATCGTGAAATCCCAGTGTCCGGTATTCGCAGAACGATTGCCAATCGGATGACGCAAAGTAAACAGGAAGTACCGCACGCGTGGATGATGATTGAAGCGGATGTGACGAATTTGGTTGCGTTTCGTAACCAAGTGAAGGATAAATTCAGAAGCGAGGAAGGGCTAAACTTAACGTTCTTTCCGTTCTTTGTGAAAGCGATTGTGGAAGCGCTAAAAGAATTTCCGATGATGAACTCGGTTTGGGCGGACGACAAGATTATCGTGAAAAAAGCGGTGCATATGTCGATCGCAGTGGCGACCGATGAAGCGTTGCATGTGCCTGTCATTCGCGATGCGGATCAGAAGAGCATTTTTGGAATTGCGAAATCAATCGACGCGTTAGTCCAAAAAGCGCGAGCAGGGAAGTTAACGTTGGCGGATACGGCGGGCGGGACCTTTACGTGTAACAATACAGGTTCATTTGGATCGATTCTATCAGGACCGATCATCAATCAACCGCAAGCGGCTATTTTGAGTATTGAAACGATTGTCAAACGGCCTGTCGTAATCAACAATATGATTGCTATTCGGGATATGGTCAATTTATGTTTGTCTCTGGATCATCGGGTATTGGACGGTCTCGTTTGCGGAAACTTTATGCAAAGTGTGAAACGTAAGTTGGAGAGTTATGGCCCAGACACAAACATTTATTAACTGAATGCTATAGATATTTTTAAGAGCTGATCTAAAAAGTTGTGAACAAAAGCAACTTGGCGGGTCAGCTTTTTTATTTTCCTTTTTCTGTTGAAAAATCAAGAAGGCATGTTAGAATAAAGCTATATGTTAACTTGAATATGAATCTGGTTAACATATAACTGAGGAAGGAGTCGACGATGCAAACAACATCCTATACATACGAACAATTGCTTGAAAAAAATAAACAATACCTTTGGAATCCGTTTACGCAAATGAAAGATTATGTGGAAGACGATCCTGTTATTATCGTCAGTGGAGAAGGCCGAAAACTGAAGGACGCGCAAGGAAATGAATATTGGGATGGCGTTTCTTCGATTTGGTTAAATGTGCACGGTCATCGTGTGCCCGAATTAGATCAG from Ammoniphilus oxalaticus includes:
- a CDS encoding thiamine pyrophosphate-dependent dehydrogenase E1 component subunit alpha, whose translation is MSENRHQAMGLSDQQVRDMYYYMLLSRKVDERLWLLNRAGKIPFTVSCQGQEAAQVGAAFALDREKDYLCPYYRDVGVVTVFGMTAKDLMLAAFAKAEDPSSGGRQMPGHFGGKKYRILSGSSPVTTQVPHAVGLALAARMQGEDAVVFTSFGEGSSNQGDFHEGANFAGVHQLPVVLFCENNQYAISVPLSKQVACERIADRAIGYGFPGVTVDGNDPLEVYQMMKTAVDRARRGEGPTLVEATMHRLVPHSSDDDDRAYRSPEELEEAKRNDPLPKFKRYLQEVGTLDEAAEKKMIERINREIDEATEYAEQAPYPTPESVLRQVYAE
- a CDS encoding alpha-ketoacid dehydrogenase subunit beta, with protein sequence MPTISYIEAVTAAMREEMQRDKNVFVLGEDVGVRGGVFRATQGLYEEFGEQRVMDTPLAESAIVGVAIGAAAYGMKPIAEIQFADFIMPAVNQIVSEAAKMRYRSNGDWTCPLVVRAPYGGGVNGALYHSQSVEAMFCNIPGLKVVAPSTPYDVKGLLKAAIRDPDPVLFFEHKRCYRLIKGEVPDTDYVVPIGKADLKRSGEDITVISYGLTLHFALEAAERLQEEGYSAHVLDLRTLYPLDKEAIVAAAKQTGKVLIIHEDNKEGGIAGEVAAIIAEECLFELDAPIKRLCGPDVPAMPYSPPMEKFFMLNPDKVYQAMKELAEF
- a CDS encoding dihydrolipoamide acetyltransferase family protein, encoding MAEKVLMPQLGESVTEGTISKWFVNVGDTVNKYEPLCEVNTDKVNAEIPATVAGTVTEIIVAEGETVKVGTLICYITPAEQKKTEDVTTRKETEPNASESVSDRQPDRSAKKRYSPAVFKLAQEHDLELSQLTGTGAGGRITRKDVLTFIKQGGTTNQAESVPLAEVAPSSQQSAAGKSPQPTDFEAEDREIPVSGIRRTIANRMTQSKQEVPHAWMMIEADVTNLVAFRNQVKDKFRSEEGLNLTFFPFFVKAIVEALKEFPMMNSVWADDKIIVKKAVHMSIAVATDEALHVPVIRDADQKSIFGIAKSIDALVQKARAGKLTLADTAGGTFTCNNTGSFGSILSGPIINQPQAAILSIETIVKRPVVINNMIAIRDMVNLCLSLDHRVLDGLVCGNFMQSVKRKLESYGPDTNIY